A genomic region of Limnohabitans curvus contains the following coding sequences:
- the msrA gene encoding peptide-methionine (S)-S-oxide reductase MsrA translates to MTTPLTPSTQTKVITLGGGCFWCTEAVFVRVHGVLDVESGYCNGRTNNPTYAQVCEGDTGHNEVVRLVYDPKAISLRELLEVFFVIHDPTTLNRQGNDAGTQYRSGIYLSDEADRTVAQQVLDEVNAALSGRVVTELQPLRNYWAAEAYHQDYFEHNPHQGYCAFVVAPKVQKFVQTFADKVKHG, encoded by the coding sequence ATGACAACCCCGCTGACGCCATCCACTCAAACCAAGGTCATCACCTTGGGTGGTGGCTGTTTTTGGTGCACAGAAGCGGTGTTTGTGCGCGTCCATGGCGTGCTGGACGTTGAGTCCGGTTATTGCAATGGCCGCACAAACAATCCCACCTACGCACAAGTGTGCGAGGGCGACACTGGCCACAACGAGGTGGTGCGCTTGGTGTACGACCCAAAAGCCATCAGCTTGCGTGAGCTGTTGGAAGTTTTCTTTGTCATCCACGACCCCACCACGTTGAACCGCCAAGGCAATGACGCAGGCACGCAATACCGCAGCGGTATTTACCTGAGTGACGAGGCGGACCGAACGGTTGCGCAGCAGGTGTTGGACGAAGTCAATGCTGCTTTGTCTGGTCGCGTGGTGACTGAGCTGCAACCTTTGCGCAATTACTGGGCGGCCGAGGCTTATCACCAAGATTATTTCGAACACAACCCACACCAAGGGTATTGCGCCTTTGTGGTGGCCCCCAAGGTGCAGAAGTTTGTGCAAACCTTTGCCGACAAGGTGAAGCATGGCTGA
- a CDS encoding TetR/AcrR family transcriptional regulator, which yields MPFIAPSSAETSPKRERRKEARPGELVKAALDLFVEKGFAATRVDEVAARAGVSKGTLFLYFESKEDLFKAVIRDNIANLFPAWNEEFKTFGGSSAEMLHYAMDLWWLNVGNTPASGIVKLVISEAQNFPEIAAFYQKEVVEPGTGLLQSILQRGVERGEFQHMDTSKSVFSIIAPMIFLMMWKHSMGACAASANIIDPKEFIHMHVDLLLNGMSAKKTQ from the coding sequence GTGCCCTTCATTGCCCCCTCCTCCGCAGAAACCTCGCCCAAAAGAGAGCGTCGCAAAGAAGCGCGCCCGGGTGAGCTGGTCAAGGCTGCGCTGGACTTGTTTGTGGAAAAAGGCTTTGCGGCCACGCGTGTCGACGAAGTGGCGGCACGCGCAGGTGTGTCCAAGGGCACTTTGTTTTTGTATTTCGAAAGCAAAGAAGACCTGTTCAAAGCGGTGATTCGCGACAACATCGCCAACTTGTTTCCGGCTTGGAACGAAGAATTCAAAACGTTTGGAGGCAGCAGCGCAGAAATGCTGCACTACGCCATGGACTTGTGGTGGCTCAATGTGGGCAACACGCCTGCGAGCGGCATTGTCAAACTGGTCATCAGCGAGGCGCAAAACTTTCCTGAAATTGCAGCGTTCTATCAAAAAGAAGTGGTCGAGCCAGGCACGGGTTTGCTGCAAAGCATCTTGCAACGTGGCGTAGAGCGCGGCGAGTTTCAGCACATGGACACGAGCAAAAGTGTGTTCAGCATCATCGCGCCCATGATCTTTTTGATGATGTGGAAACACTCCATGGGTGCTTGCGCAGCATCAGCCAACATCATCGACCCCAAAGAATTCATCCACATGCACGTGGATCTATTGCTCAATGGCATGAGCGCAAAGAAGACCCAATGA
- a CDS encoding TonB-dependent receptor, translating into MPHFFTRSAAAAAVFTLFGHHVSQAHAQASTQLDDVTITSRALGNAALLVPAQQLSGAALTQRQGSTLGETLDNLPGIANSSFGPNVGRPVIRGMEGDRVRILQNSGANLDVSGLSSDHAVPIDPLTTERIEVLRGPAALLYSGGAMGGVVNVIDNRIARERAFDAPGGVMGKAEVRAGGAANERSTGAMVEAGNDQLALHVDAFDRSTQHLRVPKDMSCISGMATTPNGRRVCNSASDSQGGAVGGTLLFDRGYLGLSASEYRSTYGTVAEPTVSIGMLRRHQVMEGLLRDVGAFENLKFQLGHTNYTHTEYEGAAAGTRFDNQGRDFRLEGRQQALRLTNGMQLDGTIGLQRESNDLQAEGAEKFVGPSRTQSAALFTYQALKTSWGQFSAGARTEAVSVALREDFGGNVAQTQKFNPFSVGLGVMRNLRGGESQNGWQISSHFSANQRAPKDYELFAHGPHVATAAYEVGNASIGLEKATQFDVGGEWQQGGHKFGVTAFSSHFANYISQQPTGAYRLADGSPGTTADLPVYNFEGVRARFYGIESTAKVRMAGGQDAVLTRNAAHGNMDLELRADVVHAQDLTHNSPLPRIAPMRLGADAVWSRNAWGARLGFMHAAAQNRVPDNGASPGVTTAANTLWNAALNFHTHSGPTHWLLFAKLDNITNKLAYSSTSVLTQTMGSNAPPLAGRSLKVGAQVSF; encoded by the coding sequence ATGCCCCATTTCTTCACGCGCAGCGCTGCAGCCGCTGCAGTTTTTACTCTGTTCGGTCACCACGTTTCCCAGGCCCATGCGCAAGCATCTACGCAGCTTGACGACGTCACCATCACCTCGCGAGCCTTAGGCAATGCCGCGCTTCTAGTGCCCGCACAACAGCTCTCGGGCGCGGCACTCACACAGCGCCAAGGCAGTACCTTGGGCGAAACACTCGACAACTTGCCCGGCATTGCCAACAGCTCGTTTGGACCCAATGTGGGCCGCCCGGTGATTCGCGGCATGGAGGGCGACCGTGTGCGCATCCTGCAAAACAGCGGGGCCAACCTAGATGTGTCGGGTTTGAGTTCAGACCACGCCGTGCCGATTGACCCGCTCACCACCGAGCGCATTGAAGTGCTGCGCGGCCCTGCAGCCTTGTTATACAGCGGCGGTGCGATGGGCGGTGTGGTGAATGTGATTGACAACCGCATTGCACGTGAACGCGCGTTTGATGCGCCAGGCGGTGTGATGGGCAAAGCCGAGGTGCGTGCGGGCGGTGCAGCGAACGAACGCAGCACCGGCGCGATGGTGGAAGCCGGCAACGACCAACTGGCCTTGCATGTGGATGCGTTTGACCGTAGCACCCAACACCTGCGTGTGCCCAAGGACATGAGCTGCATCAGTGGCATGGCGACCACACCCAATGGCCGCCGCGTGTGTAACTCGGCCAGTGACAGCCAAGGCGGTGCGGTGGGCGGCACCTTGCTGTTTGACCGTGGTTACCTCGGCCTGTCGGCCAGCGAGTACCGCAGCACGTATGGCACGGTGGCTGAGCCCACGGTGAGCATTGGCATGTTGCGCCGCCATCAGGTGATGGAAGGCCTGCTACGCGACGTGGGTGCATTTGAAAACCTGAAGTTTCAGCTGGGCCACACCAACTACACACACACCGAATACGAAGGCGCAGCGGCTGGTACGCGCTTTGACAACCAAGGGCGGGACTTTCGCTTAGAAGGCCGCCAACAGGCGTTGCGCTTGACCAATGGCATGCAACTGGACGGCACGATTGGCCTTCAGCGTGAAAGCAATGACTTGCAGGCCGAAGGTGCCGAGAAGTTTGTAGGCCCAAGTCGCACGCAAAGTGCCGCGTTGTTTACCTACCAAGCGCTCAAAACCAGTTGGGGTCAGTTCAGTGCCGGTGCGCGCACCGAAGCGGTCAGCGTGGCGCTGCGTGAAGATTTCGGTGGCAACGTGGCGCAAACCCAAAAGTTCAACCCCTTCAGCGTGGGCTTGGGTGTGATGCGCAATTTGCGCGGAGGTGAATCGCAAAACGGTTGGCAAATCAGCAGCCACTTCAGCGCCAACCAGCGTGCGCCCAAGGATTACGAGCTGTTTGCCCACGGCCCTCATGTGGCCACGGCTGCGTATGAGGTGGGTAATGCCAGCATCGGTTTAGAAAAAGCCACCCAATTCGATGTGGGCGGCGAGTGGCAACAAGGCGGGCATAAATTTGGTGTGACCGCTTTCAGCTCGCACTTTGCCAACTACATTTCGCAGCAGCCCACAGGTGCATATCGCTTGGCCGATGGCAGTCCAGGCACGACGGCAGACTTACCCGTCTACAACTTTGAAGGCGTGCGTGCTCGCTTCTACGGCATCGAGTCCACCGCCAAAGTACGCATGGCGGGGGGGCAAGACGCTGTGCTAACACGCAACGCTGCGCACGGAAACATGGATCTTGAGCTGCGTGCCGATGTGGTGCACGCCCAAGACTTGACGCACAACAGCCCCTTGCCACGCATCGCGCCCATGCGCCTAGGCGCAGATGCGGTGTGGTCGCGCAATGCATGGGGCGCTCGTTTGGGCTTCATGCACGCCGCCGCACAAAACAGAGTGCCAGACAACGGCGCGAGCCCTGGCGTCACCACGGCAGCCAACACCCTATGGAACGCGGCGTTGAACTTTCACACGCACAGCGGCCCCACACATTGGCTGCTGTTTGCGAAGTTAGACAACATCACCAACAAGTTGGCTTATTCGTCTACATCAGTGCTCACGCAAACCATGGGCAGCAATGCGCCGCCCTTGGCAGGGCGTAGTTTGAAGGTTGGTGCGCAAGTGAGCTTCTAA
- a CDS encoding efflux RND transporter periplasmic adaptor subunit → MKNIKPRWIVIGIIVLALVAGVWRAMSDKSAQQAAASAPVAVQTQVELASSDVMKAELRDITQGLAVSGTVKAVNYAVIKARVAGELKEVVAREGDAVKAGDVLARIDPTEYQRRWQQAAETASAAKSQMEIAQRQWGINKSLVDRGFISKMAMDNSDASYQGAVASHKAAIAGADVARKALDDATLRAPFAGIVSGRAAQVGERVAIDAKIMELVDLSQLEVEVPLSPNESMDVRVGQLASLQVEDRKETVGAKVKRISPSAQTGSRSVLIYLALDKAEGLRHGLFAKGILGMGKSQVLAVPLSAVRTDRAQPYVQVVEPLGDQLQVVHKTVTLGVRGMDLAQPESETMVGVTGLTEGSTLLKGQVGALREGMVVKYTAKAANAAASAASAAN, encoded by the coding sequence ATGAAAAACATCAAACCCCGTTGGATCGTGATCGGCATCATCGTTTTGGCCCTGGTGGCTGGCGTGTGGCGTGCCATGAGCGACAAGAGTGCACAACAGGCCGCAGCTTCTGCGCCTGTGGCCGTGCAAACACAAGTTGAATTGGCCAGTAGCGATGTGATGAAAGCCGAGCTGCGTGACATCACCCAGGGCTTAGCGGTGTCTGGCACGGTCAAGGCCGTGAACTATGCCGTCATCAAAGCCCGCGTGGCGGGTGAACTGAAAGAAGTTGTGGCGCGTGAAGGCGATGCTGTCAAAGCGGGCGACGTGTTGGCTCGCATTGACCCCACCGAATACCAACGCCGTTGGCAACAAGCCGCAGAAACTGCCAGCGCCGCCAAATCGCAAATGGAGATCGCGCAGCGTCAATGGGGCATCAACAAATCCTTGGTTGACCGCGGCTTCATCTCCAAAATGGCCATGGACAACTCAGACGCGTCCTACCAAGGTGCCGTGGCAAGCCACAAAGCCGCCATCGCGGGTGCCGACGTGGCTCGCAAAGCTTTGGACGACGCCACCTTGCGAGCGCCTTTTGCAGGCATCGTCTCAGGCCGTGCCGCCCAAGTGGGCGAACGTGTCGCCATTGACGCCAAGATCATGGAGTTGGTCGACCTAAGCCAACTCGAAGTGGAAGTGCCCTTGAGCCCCAACGAATCGATGGACGTGCGCGTGGGTCAGTTGGCCTCGCTGCAAGTCGAAGACCGCAAAGAAACCGTAGGCGCCAAGGTCAAACGCATCAGCCCCAGCGCCCAAACCGGCAGCCGCAGCGTGCTGATTTATTTGGCACTCGACAAAGCCGAAGGTTTGCGCCACGGCTTGTTTGCCAAAGGCATTTTGGGCATGGGCAAGAGTCAAGTGTTGGCTGTTCCTTTGTCTGCCGTACGCACCGACCGCGCGCAACCTTATGTGCAAGTGGTGGAGCCATTGGGCGACCAACTGCAAGTGGTTCACAAAACTGTCACCCTTGGCGTGCGCGGTATGGACTTGGCGCAGCCCGAATCTGAAACCATGGTGGGCGTGACGGGCTTGACCGAGGGCAGCACCCTGCTCAAAGGTCAAGTGGGTGCTTTGCGTGAGGGCATGGTGGTGAAGTACACCGCCAAAGCCGCCAATGCTGCGGCTTCTGCGGCCAGCGCTGCGAATTAA
- the pdxH gene encoding pyridoxamine 5'-phosphate oxidase yields MSHISNLRKSYERAELNESASAANPMQQFDQWLKEAIDSEVPEPNAMTVATVSSDLRPSTRVVLIKGYDARGIVWFTNYNSRKGQQLAGNPFAALQFHWVELERVVRIEGRVEKVSDAESDEYFNSRPLDSRIGAWASPQSQVIEGRGTLVANAAKYGAQFLLQPPRPPHWGGYRLVPEQWEFWQGRKSRLHDRLRYRLDGEAAWVRERLAP; encoded by the coding sequence ATGAGTCATATTTCCAACCTTCGCAAAAGTTACGAACGCGCCGAACTCAACGAGTCGGCCTCTGCGGCCAACCCCATGCAGCAGTTCGACCAATGGCTCAAAGAAGCGATTGATTCAGAAGTGCCCGAGCCCAATGCCATGACCGTGGCCACCGTCAGCAGCGACTTACGTCCCAGCACGCGCGTGGTGCTTATCAAGGGTTATGACGCGCGCGGCATTGTGTGGTTCACCAACTACAACAGCCGCAAGGGGCAGCAATTGGCGGGCAACCCGTTTGCGGCATTGCAATTCCATTGGGTCGAACTCGAGCGCGTGGTGCGCATCGAGGGACGCGTAGAAAAAGTGAGCGACGCGGAAAGTGACGAGTATTTCAACAGCCGTCCCCTCGACTCACGCATAGGCGCATGGGCCAGCCCACAAAGCCAAGTGATTGAGGGACGCGGCACGCTGGTGGCCAATGCGGCCAAATACGGCGCGCAGTTTTTGTTGCAACCACCACGCCCGCCGCACTGGGGCGGTTACCGTTTGGTACCCGAGCAGTGGGAGTTTTGGCAAGGCCGCAAGAGCCGTTTGCATGACCGCTTGCGCTACCGCCTTGATGGTGAAGCAGCTTGGGTCCGAGAGCGACTGGCGCCTTAG
- a CDS encoding efflux RND transporter permease subunit produces the protein MWFTKVSLKNPVFATMVMLAFVVLGLFSYQRLKIDQFPNIDFPVVVITTEYPGASPEIVESEVSKKIEEGVNSIAGISALTSRSYEGMSVVVIEFQLHIDGRKGADDVREKVAALRPTLRDDVKEPKVLRFDPSSRAIWSLAVVPETPQGGKSLSAVEMTNWADQVLKKRLENVRGVGSVSLVGGTKREINLYLNPQAMESLGISADQVVNAVKTETQDLPVGSLRSLQQDRVIQIQGRMLRPEDFGQIIVARKNTTPIRLNQVASVNDGAQEVESLALYNGQRTLLMTVQKAQDENTIDVIDGLNKTVAEMKAQLPAGVRLEQVQDGSRPIRVGVANVRQTLIEGALLTVLIVFLFLNSWRSTVITGLTLPIAIIGTFLFMYMFGFTINMITLMALSLCVGLLIDDAIVVRENIVRHVQMGKAPYQAAMDGTQEIGLAVLATTLSIVAVFLPIGFMGGIIGKFFHEFGITIVAAVMISMFVSFTLDPMLSSIWHDPTIHAHGEHGHSNAFYDRTIGPITTWFETTTDKLVALYQRILKWALAHKRATVGLAIGTFVLSIFMVPLLGTEFVPKADFSETTVNFYTPVGSSLEVTEAKAQQVEAIIREFPEVRYTLSTINTGAANGKIYASIYIRLVDRKDRKRNVDQMSATLRERLRQVPGITVTHAGLLDTVGGNKQVEFSLQGSDLRELERLTTQAMDKLRTIPGLVDLDSSVKPNKPTIEVNVQREAANDLGLSLGAIGNQLRILIAGNTVTNWRAADDQTYDVNVRLAPNARNAMQDLERLPFTIGTNADGSPRVARLNQVAQVIEGTGPNQINRRDLMREVAINANVYNRSAGEVSADIRKVMDGIQMPPGYRYQFGGSTKNMAESFGYAISALLLAVVFIYMILASQFKSFLQPMALMTALPLTLIGVVLALLLFGSSLSMFSVIGVIMLMGLVTKNAILLVDFAIRAREPQELADGTIKPGLSRHDALLLAAEVRLRPILMTTLAMIFGMVPLAFAMSEGSEQRAPMGQAVIGGVITSSLLTLVVVPVVYCYLDDLAQWMKRKWSSGSDSPAR, from the coding sequence ATGTGGTTCACCAAAGTCAGTTTAAAAAATCCGGTCTTCGCGACCATGGTGATGCTCGCCTTTGTGGTGCTGGGCTTGTTCTCGTACCAGCGCCTGAAGATTGACCAGTTCCCCAACATCGACTTTCCGGTGGTGGTGATCACCACCGAATACCCAGGCGCCTCGCCTGAGATTGTGGAGAGCGAAGTCAGCAAGAAGATTGAAGAAGGCGTCAACTCGATTGCCGGCATCAGCGCCCTGACCTCACGCAGCTACGAAGGCATGTCGGTGGTGGTCATCGAGTTTCAGCTGCACATTGATGGCCGCAAAGGCGCTGACGACGTGCGCGAAAAAGTGGCCGCCCTGCGCCCCACACTGCGCGATGACGTGAAAGAGCCCAAGGTCTTGCGCTTTGATCCATCGAGCCGTGCCATTTGGTCACTGGCCGTGGTGCCTGAAACACCACAAGGTGGCAAATCGCTCTCAGCCGTAGAGATGACCAACTGGGCTGATCAAGTTCTGAAGAAACGTCTTGAGAACGTGCGCGGCGTGGGCTCGGTGTCGTTGGTGGGCGGCACCAAACGCGAAATCAATTTGTACCTCAACCCGCAAGCCATGGAGTCGCTGGGTATCAGCGCCGACCAAGTGGTCAACGCCGTCAAAACCGAAACCCAAGACTTGCCCGTGGGCAGCTTGCGCTCATTGCAGCAAGACCGCGTGATTCAAATTCAAGGCCGCATGTTGCGCCCCGAAGACTTTGGCCAAATCATCGTGGCGCGCAAAAACACCACGCCGATTCGACTCAACCAAGTGGCCTCCGTGAATGACGGCGCCCAAGAAGTGGAGAGCTTGGCGCTGTACAACGGCCAGCGCACCTTGCTGATGACGGTGCAAAAAGCACAAGACGAAAACACCATCGACGTGATTGACGGTCTCAACAAAACCGTGGCCGAAATGAAAGCCCAGTTGCCCGCAGGCGTGCGCCTGGAGCAAGTGCAAGACGGTTCGCGCCCCATTCGCGTGGGCGTGGCCAACGTGCGCCAAACCTTGATTGAAGGCGCGCTGCTGACCGTGCTCATCGTGTTCTTGTTTTTGAACTCGTGGCGCTCCACCGTCATCACCGGACTCACACTGCCCATTGCCATCATCGGCACGTTTTTGTTCATGTACATGTTTGGCTTCACCATCAACATGATCACGCTCATGGCTTTGTCTCTGTGTGTGGGTTTGTTGATTGACGACGCCATCGTGGTGCGCGAAAACATCGTGCGCCATGTGCAAATGGGCAAAGCGCCTTACCAAGCGGCGATGGATGGCACGCAAGAAATTGGCTTGGCCGTGCTGGCCACCACGCTGTCGATCGTGGCGGTTTTTTTGCCCATTGGCTTCATGGGCGGCATCATCGGCAAGTTCTTCCATGAGTTCGGCATCACCATCGTGGCGGCGGTGATGATTTCGATGTTTGTCAGCTTCACGCTGGACCCCATGCTGTCGTCCATCTGGCACGACCCCACCATCCATGCGCACGGCGAACACGGCCACTCGAATGCGTTTTACGACCGCACCATCGGCCCCATCACCACTTGGTTTGAGACCACCACCGACAAGTTAGTGGCCTTGTACCAACGCATCTTGAAATGGGCCTTGGCGCACAAACGCGCCACGGTGGGCTTGGCCATCGGCACCTTTGTGTTGAGCATCTTCATGGTGCCGCTGCTGGGCACCGAGTTTGTGCCCAAGGCAGATTTTTCTGAAACCACGGTCAACTTCTACACCCCCGTGGGTTCATCACTTGAAGTGACTGAAGCCAAAGCCCAACAGGTTGAAGCCATCATCCGCGAGTTCCCCGAGGTGCGCTACACCTTGTCGACCATCAACACGGGTGCTGCGAACGGAAAAATTTACGCCAGCATTTACATCCGCTTGGTCGATCGCAAAGACCGCAAACGCAATGTGGACCAAATGTCGGCCACTCTGCGCGAGCGCCTGCGCCAAGTGCCGGGCATCACCGTCACGCACGCGGGTTTGCTGGACACGGTGGGCGGCAACAAACAAGTGGAGTTTTCGCTGCAAGGCAGCGACTTGCGTGAGCTGGAACGACTGACCACGCAAGCCATGGACAAGCTGCGCACCATTCCAGGCTTGGTCGATTTGGACTCCAGCGTCAAACCCAACAAACCCACCATCGAAGTCAATGTGCAGCGCGAAGCCGCCAACGACCTCGGCTTGTCGCTTGGCGCCATCGGCAACCAGCTGCGCATTTTGATCGCTGGCAACACGGTCACCAACTGGCGCGCCGCCGATGACCAAACCTACGACGTCAATGTGCGCTTGGCCCCCAACGCACGCAACGCCATGCAAGACCTAGAGCGCTTGCCTTTCACCATTGGCACCAACGCCGACGGCAGCCCACGCGTAGCCCGCTTGAACCAAGTGGCCCAAGTTATTGAGGGCACAGGCCCCAACCAAATCAACCGCCGCGACCTGATGCGCGAAGTGGCCATCAACGCCAACGTGTACAACCGCTCTGCAGGCGAAGTGTCTGCCGACATTCGCAAGGTGATGGACGGCATTCAAATGCCACCCGGCTACCGCTACCAATTTGGCGGCTCGACCAAAAACATGGCCGAATCGTTTGGCTACGCCATCTCGGCACTCTTGTTGGCCGTGGTGTTCATCTACATGATTTTGGCAAGCCAGTTCAAGAGCTTTTTGCAGCCCATGGCCCTGATGACCGCCCTGCCCCTCACCCTGATTGGTGTGGTGCTGGCTTTGCTGTTGTTTGGCTCTAGCTTGTCGATGTTCTCCGTCATTGGTGTCATCATGCTGATGGGTTTGGTCACCAAAAATGCGATCTTGTTGGTCGATTTCGCCATCCGCGCCCGAGAACCCCAAGAACTCGCCGATGGCACGATCAAACCGGGCCTGAGCCGCCATGACGCCCTGTTGCTGGCCGCCGAAGTGCGTTTGCGCCCTATTTTGATGACCACCTTGGCCATGATTTTTGGCATGGTGCCGCTGGCTTTTGCCATGTCTGAGGGCTCAGAACAACGCGCCCCGATGGGTCAAGCCGTGATTGGCGGGGTGATTACCTCGTCTCTGCTTACTTTGGTAGTCGTCCCCGTGGTGTACTGCTATTTGGACGATTTAGCCCAATGGATGAAACGCAAATGGTCGTCAGGCTCTGACAGCCCCGCCCGTTAA
- a CDS encoding (2Fe-2S)-binding protein, translated as MSVDFQINGKAAKANAETDTPLLWVIRDELGLTGTKFGCGAALCGACTVHVDGQPVRSCQTPLSSVSGKKVATVESLSKDNSHPLQVAWIKHDVPQCGYCQSGQLMSAAALLAKNKNPSDAEIDQAMSANLCRCGTYTRVRAAIKDAAAMMRKA; from the coding sequence ATGAGTGTCGATTTCCAAATCAACGGCAAAGCCGCCAAGGCCAACGCCGAGACAGATACACCCTTGTTGTGGGTGATTCGCGATGAGCTGGGCCTGACGGGTACCAAGTTTGGTTGTGGTGCAGCCTTGTGCGGCGCTTGTACCGTGCATGTGGATGGCCAGCCTGTACGCTCTTGCCAAACCCCACTCTCCAGCGTCTCTGGTAAAAAAGTCGCCACCGTTGAGAGCCTCTCCAAAGACAACAGCCACCCACTGCAAGTGGCGTGGATCAAGCACGACGTGCCTCAGTGCGGTTACTGCCAATCGGGCCAGCTGATGAGTGCGGCTGCGTTGCTTGCCAAAAACAAGAACCCCAGTGACGCCGAAATTGACCAAGCCATGAGCGCCAATCTCTGCCGCTGTGGCACCTACACCCGTGTGCGTGCCGCCATCAAAGATGCCGCCGCCATGATGCGCAAAGCCTGA